In a single window of the Pocillopora verrucosa isolate sample1 chromosome 4, ASM3666991v2, whole genome shotgun sequence genome:
- the LOC131795680 gene encoding uncharacterized protein isoform X2 has product MLLLAEAGRTLNKDLTSLFRHNLQTPHVLDRLVHELHSDKELCSYLFLNHPGSEDMLWGLMNLLMEDSRTAGNASYVIGTLAETDLGKRRIVQICTDKGDQAKKILPALTNMLDMADTETVMNAAGTMGTLAEDGECRMWMLREDCLDEAIIKLTNLLSSKDMCTASNAALVLARLTIAEEGCARILNHRSSSHTLVQLCRALGSDETGRGMNAAFAIGRLCDFEAGCKRMLSLKTSNLMINSLIDMLHSADSGCSKNACFALSCIASLAQGHQRLLNHEKINSIVDILCSLLAASDEECIWFASMMLHTFASQKSGCLYLRTQPNVRESLEALLERPSLKEDTKEEVEATLAILEKLPRPKPPNIKVESAYSIIVSWDPIHPKSGLDVTYLLFQDEKLVYSGPRTSYIANDLTPNTKYSFYLQASTEGDDSPLSKNVSVVTPESVPSAPQSLQVLNKSTSQIKIMWEPPETSNGVLKGYQIVVRGKTSSLEVHENYFILSSLPPDTEFTFQVFALTSKGRGEAAILTTATDDLASHAPPKPVVQVLGRHELMISWESPPKPLGRINSYEVRVDDVAIYNGVEKSCTAKSLKPNTEYSITVSAWCSEGRCESVPTKKRTGREVYNPLCTAKGSTRPRNARTSTKTTASAAAKASTSKTKAKAPTRKPLYPFEKKTVPVKQEKVLRRARTAEVLRVPTGDSTLTADSREAKLKRNGILTEKKTRPHTTIGREDVLNSSQQSIKKPTGRKTTKSQSPSLSQSLESLGKDSDDSKSTSHSLSGSSSASSASCEVKDRRAVSDAAQIEIGKKLTKRNSQLGGSSSSLTKERAGKGPIMMRRSSLPGSGGVSGKRSSSRSTTVKTPQITIGEDSPSASKDRQSGSSSTLRITKIAGEVASLQISEGTDAKPPRPQKKTQFASSFNELKQVHRGTRTNSSRSSSSEGRHGEAQ; this is encoded by the exons ATGCTGTTATTAGCAGAAGCTGGGCGCACTTTGAACAAAGATTTGACGAGCCTCTTTCGGCACAACCTGCAGACTCCGCACGTTCTCGACCGGCTGGTTCACGAGCTTCATAGTGACAAAGAGCTATGCAGTTACTTGTTTTTAAATCATCCTGGCTCAGAGGACATGCTGTGGGGGCTTATGAACCTCTTGATGGAAGATTCACG AACTGCTGGTAATGCATCATATGTGATTGGAACACTGGCTGAGACAGACCTAGGTAAAAGACGAATTGTTCAGATATGCACAGACAAAGGTGACCAGGCCAAGAAAATTTTGCCGGCACTCACAAACATGCTGGACATGGCTGATACAGAAACTGTCATGAATGCTGCAGGAACTATGGGAACATTG GCAGAAGATGGGGAATGCCGTATGTGGATGCTACGCGAGGACTGCTTGGATGAAGCTATCATCAAACTAACAAACCTTCTATCTTCCAAAGACATGTGTACAGCTAGTAATGCTGCCCTGGTCTTAGCCAG GCTGACAATTGCAGAAGAAGGCTGTGCCAGGATTTTGAACCATCGTAGTTCGAGTCATACGTTAGTACAGTTGTGTAGAGCATTGGGATCTGATGAGACAG GTAGAGGGATGAATGCAGCATTTGCTATTGGGAGACTGTGTGACTTTGAAGCTGGATgcaaaagaatgttatctttgAAAACATCCAACCTAATG ATCAACTCTCTCATTGACATGCTGCACTCTGCTGACTCTGGATGTTCCAAGAATGCTTGCTTTGCATTAAGCTGCATAGCATCCTTAGCTCAAGGACATCAGCGCCTGCTGAATCATGAAAAGATTAATAGCATTGTTGACATTCTTTGCTCTCTCCTGGCTGCAAGTGATGAAGAATGCATCTGGTTTGCATCAAT GATGTTGCATACCTTTGCCAGTCAAAAAAGTGGCTGTTTGTATCTCAGGACTCAGCCCAATGTGAGGGAATCCTTAGAG GCTCTCTTAGAGAGGCCAAGTCTGAAAGAGGATACTAAGGAGGAAGTGGAAGCAACTCTGGCCATTTTAGAAAAACTTCCCCGACCTAAACCACCAAACATTAAAG TGGAGAGTGCCTACAGTATTATTGTGAGCTGGGATCCTATTCATCCAAAAAGTGGTCTTGATGTCACATACCTTCTTTTCCAAG ATGAGAAATTGGTTTACTCTGGTCCAAGAACAAGTTACATAGCCAATGACCTAACACCAAACACAAAGTACAGCTTCTATTTACAAGCCTCAACAGAAGGGGATGACAGTCCTCTAAGCAAGAATGTGTCTGTTGTTACTCCTGAATCAG TTCCAAGTGCACCTCAGTCTCTCCAAGTGTTAAACAAATCTACATCACAGATAAAAATAATGTGGGAACCACCAGAAACTTCCAATGGGGTACTTAAGGGATATCAAATTGTTGTGAGAG GTAAGACATCCAGTCTTGAAGTCCATGAGAATTACTTCATTTTATCCAGTTTGCCTCCTGACACTGAATTTACATTCCAG GTGTTTGCTCTGACAAGCAAGGGACGAGGAGAAGCAGCCATTCTAACAACAGCTACTGATGATCTAG CATCACATGCTCCACCCAAGCCAGTGGTTCAGGTGCTGGGTCGTCATGAACTGATGATATCTTGGGAGAGTCCTCCCAAACCACTTGGAAGGATTAACAGCTATGAAGTCAGAGTAGATGATGTG GCAATTTACAATGGAGTTGAAAAGAGCTGTACTGCCAAGTCTCTCAAACCCAATACAGAATACTCAATCACA GTCAGTGCATGGTGCAGTGAGGGTAGGTGTGAAAGTGTCCCAACCAAGAAGAGGACAGGAAGAGAAGTATACA ACCCTTTGTGTACAGCGAAGGGCTCCACAAGGCCAAGAAATGCACGTACATCCACAAAGACAACTGCTTCAGCTGCTGCTAAAGCTTCTACCAGTAAAACAAAAGCTAAAG CTCCTACCAGAAAGCCTTTATAtccatttgaaaagaaaactgtacCAGTTAAGCAAGAAAAGG TACTAAGAAGAGCAAGGACTGCCGAAGTGCTGAGAGTTCCAACAGGAGATAGTACACTAACAGCGGACAGTAGGGAGGCAAAACTCAAGAGGAACGGG ATATTAACTGAGAAGAAGACTCGTCCTCATACAACCATAGGAAGGGAAGATGTGTTGAACAGCTCCCAGCAATCTATCAAGAAACCCACTG GGCGTAAAACAACCAAGTCTCAGTCGCCTAGTCTGTCGCAGTCACTCGAGTCCTTGGGGAAGGATAGTGACGATTCAAAG AGTACAAGCCATTCATTAAGTGGCTCCAGCTCAGCTTCATCAGCCAGTTGTGAAGTGAAGGACAGGAGAGCTGTGAGTGATGCTGCTCAaatagaaattggaaaaaaactgaCTAAACGTAATTCTCAGCTTGGAGGCTCGTCATCCTCGTTAACAAAAGAAAGGGCTGGAAAAG gtcCAATAATGATGAGAAGGTCAAGTCTTCCGGGAAGCGGAGGGGTATCTGGTAAAAGGTCCTCTTCTAGATCCACTACAGTTAAAACACCACAAATAACAATTGGAGAAGATTCTCCTTCGGCTTCTAAGGACAGGCAAAG tgggTCTTCCTCTACCTTAAGAATCACTAAAATCGCAGGGGAGGTTGCTTCTCTTCAGATCTCTGAAGGAACTGATGC GAAACCTCCCCGACCACAGAAGAAGACTCAGTTTGCCTCGTCGTTTAATGAACTCAAACAGGTGCACAGAGGAACCAGGACAAACAGTTCAAGAAGCAGCTCCTCTGAAGGCAGACATGGGGAAGCACAATAG